Part of the Melopsittacus undulatus isolate bMelUnd1 chromosome 14, bMelUnd1.mat.Z, whole genome shotgun sequence genome is shown below.
GCTGCTACCCAGAGAAGACGAGTGGCACTATTAACCAACCCAGCATCTTCTATAAGCTGAGGATACCTACAGGATGACCGTGAAGTGCTACAGCTTACTTCTGCCCTAAGCACAGTAAACTCCTGTGTGGCTCTGTGGACAGGCAGAGGACATTGCACCGACTGAGAAGAACGCATTTCTCTGGCTAAAGTACAACAACTTCATTgaaaatcaggttttatttcaaaaacagTCATGAACTGAAATTGCACAATTCTCCTCATGAGAAACTCTTTGTAAAATatacagtttttaaagaaagatttgaaaaaaagaaatctaagtGCTGAAGTCTCTTGACTTTGTGTCACGCTGGTGAGGAACTCCAGAGCTGCTACAACAATGTGATTTGTCAaaggttttaaaacaaagacCCCAGACAACAAAAGCCAAAGAGAACACAGACTCAAGGACTACCATTCAGTGTTAACCAAGGAAACACTCCACAGCAAGGCAAAGCACCATGAGGGGGATTGCAGGTACCCCCACTTAAAGTGGCCACCAGTGCAAAGAAACACTTGGGAAGTCAAAACACCCATTTCCTGTGCCATTCACTCCTTGCTgcactgcaggcaggcagctatTCAGTGTTCAGCCTTTGAAATACTTCAGAGAACCAGATGATTTGCAAAGCACCTTAAAGAGAAAGTTATTGTGCAGTAAATGCATACTTGAAGCTAACAGCTGATTCTGACTTCTGGGGGGTACGAGAGGAGGAAGTTGGCAATGGATTTTTATAAAGCTCCCAAGTTCAACATGGAAAAGTTCTGTGCCCTCTACAAACTGCACTCATCGAGTGCCCATGCTGAGATAAATGTAAGTACTGTGGCACAGCGTTGGCACAGACAGCGAGcggtttgttttcctttccgTAACAAGCCAAGGTTCAGTTGTACTGAACTCGGTTAAAATGAGAACACAAACATCTCTGTTTGCAGAGCTCAAGAAAAAATAGATCCCTTTTGATGGCTACTCACAGATAGGCTCCAAGTCTCCTACAGACTAAGCTCTCTGCAGGGAAGGAACAACACTGGGACATCTATAGAGGCAACAGGCTGTGTTCTCAGTATGATGCAGTCACCCCTCCACTGCTGCCTGTTTACACTGGAGCTCTACTGCTCTGCTGTAGTCTTCTGAAAGTTACTTCTATAGCATCTTCTAAACAAAAAACATGGCTTTGAAACAGGGAAGTATCATCTGAGAATCACTGTTTATGACAGTGTCAGGTTGGGAAGTGAAGCTAAGGTGTAGGGAAGCAAAATAACAAGAATTAAGGACTAAGGCTGCCTAAGTAACTGCCACCAGCTGCAGACACCACCAGGGAAGAGCCATCTGTACTCTGTAAAGCCTCAGAAGTTTGGCAGAATCAGAATCCTTTGCTTCTGGAAGAACAATAAAGTTCTGGTTTAGGCAGAATAAACAATGACTAACCAGAACTGCTCTCACCGCACTAGGAGGGAACATATCTGAGAAGTAAATCACACAGGGAAATACAACAACTTCCAGGTAAatctgggggaaaagaaaaccaaaacacaccaggttgattttgtgaagaaaactgCCCTTTGTTGCTGCTTTAAAGGCAATTCTTTAAAACTCAAATGGATGAGAAAGGCCACAGTCCTCTCTTGGCATATCagtctgcttctgcagagtAAGAGCTGAGGGTAAGCAGCCCTTCAAGTGCTTCACAGCTACATCTCCCATCTGGGGTTTCAGTAAATATTacttatttaaaagaaagaaagctaactggaaaaaaaaagagccaagGTTGCCACACAAATGGGAGCTACCTCTCACACCCTGGTTACTGAAGAGGTGTGTGCTACAAGGCAGTCACGCCTTTATCTCCTCCTCACTACATCAGAGGTAATGCCAGAAAGGAACAGGCCATGACCACTATCACTGGTCAGATCCAGTTAATGGGAAAACCACCCCCATAGTTTAAAGAAGCTTAAAAAGAATGCTCTATGCTGCTTGATTCCCTCACCCATTTTCCATAAGCTAAGCCCAAAGTACTCATTATAAATCCTCAAAGTGCTATTGAATTATAGCTACAGGAGTAGAGAGCATGTGTGAAAGTGTAGATCAACTGATTAATCAAGTGTTTGATCACTAGGAGAAAGCAAAATTGAATGATTAATGAGCAAGGCAACATGCTAGCACCCAACTGCATACGGTTCTGACTCCCTCAGTGACAAGCTCATGAAGCTGGAAGTGCTCAGCGTGGCCACATCAGCACTTTGAGAACTGCTGAGCCCCTTGCATTGCAATGTCTCTTTGTCAAGTCTCAGACCCTCTCTTTGACAttagataataaaaataaataatcaagtTCTTCAGGcctgaaggaggaggaatgcTTCTCATCTATCTTCATCTTGGTTTCTAGGAGACCCCAATCATGCAGACCCACACCAAATAATTTAAGTGGCATACACACCCAGTCACtcatatacagaaatatatacACAATTACTTTACAAAGCTTGCAGATTTGCACTACCAGCATGCAAATCCTTGTTCCATTAGAGTTCCTAATACTCACATAGGAAACTGGAATGTACAAAATACTCCATAACATAGTGCTAGAAGTAAAGTCTCAGCTCTTAACACATCCCACTGCCAGCATACACCAACAAACACCGTCACATCTGACACTTGCAGGTAACATCCTGGTATTACACACATCAACGCACAACAGCCACCTCAACACTCGTATCGTGAGACTCAAAAGAGATTCATTTGGTAGAAACTACACCCTGCAGGTTGGAGTTCAGGCTCATTTCTTTTACTGCTGCGCTATCAGCTCAGTGAGAAGCAGCTCTAtcaggacacacacacacaaccagGCCCCCATCACGTGTCCCAGCTGCTGTCCTTAAAAGCTATATTGACTAATCGAAGCTCCAGCTCGAAGGCATCGGGGCGATCCTGGGGGTTGGCAGCCAGCATCTCCTTCAGCAGCCGTTTCATCTGAGCATTCATGGACTTCTTCTTCACGGGGATGAGCAGCTCCATTTTTGGGTTCTCCAGGAGGGCCTCTCCAACGGGCACGATCGCTGTCCCCTGCTTGACGTAACTCCCCAGGAGttccttctttgtttctgtgtctATAAATGTGATTCTTTCCAGCATTGCCCAGATTATAATCCCCAGTGCAAAGATGTCTGCTTTGGCAGTGTAGTGTCCTTCCCAGACCTCAGGGGCCATATAGAAGTCAGTCCCACAGGCAGTTGATAGAAAACACTTATTGACGTTGACTGGCTCCTCAGCATTCTGTCCTGAGGCTGAGCATACTTTACTCAGCCCAAAATCAGCCACTTTCAGGGTGGGCTCCAAGTCACTTGCATCCATCCTGCTCTGAGAGATCAGAATATTGTCAGGTTTGAGGTCCCGATGAATGATCTGATTTTTGTGCAGGAATGCCAGGGCACTGCTGAGCTGGAGCATGAAGCTGGTGTTGGTCTTGCGGTTTGGCTTTCGGGACAACAGATACTCGTTCATGTCTCCTCCATCACAGAAATCCATTACAAACCAGAGGTAATACACACTCCTGGGGTCAAAGACTATTTCTCCTTTTAATGAGGTCTCTACAAGCTgcaacaaggaaaagaaatatcatAACTGCCTGATGATCACAAGAATGTAAAGATATGACGGAAAAAACCTGTGAAGTTTGGATCCTCCTCTCAATAGTCCAGAGAGGAAAATACTTTGGTGAAAAGAGAAATTCATGCCAAATTCCTGATTTAAAAATCTAAAAGTCACAGTGTTTGTTTGACAGCCTCCTCATTTTCATGCAGACAAAGCATATCAAGCTCCTGCTCTTGCCCAGAAGCTGAAGCTAGACCCAGATAACTACTCTGAAAGACACTCAGTGGCCACTGCACTCCCATCTGCTCCAGCTGGACAGTGTCCCTGCCCAACAAAGCCTGTCCCACCCATTTGGTCAACAACTTCAATGTCCAAACAAAGTCTTAACTAGCAACTGAACAGTGCCAGGGGCCTGTCCTCTCCACAACAGCTTTATAAAGACTGTTCTCCATTCCTTCCACAGGAATGTATTAACTAGCAAGCATTAACACAGGATCTCTTCCCTCAGGAGAACACTAAaggcacagctgctgcagtaaCAGCTCTCGCACCATCATGATCCATTTGCTGTTTTCTAGAGCATAAGTAGCTCAAGCAGCCAGTTCTAACAGCTGcttcaaacaaaaagcaaggtAAAACCAGCACTTCTACTAATCCCATTTATACAAGTTCACATTTGCCTCTTCAGCTCCTCTGAGGTGGCTCTAAGCAGCAGGGAATTCCTGATGGAAGTCTTGCAATTATTCGTTAGTAGTAACCAATGTACACGAAACCAAACAGCTGCAACAGGCTTGCAAAAATTGAGGTAGCTATTAATGTTTAGAGCAACATTTATAGTGCTTTGAAGAAGTGACCTTTCCCATCCAAGAGCAAAATTCCTAGCAATTTATAGCTATCTAATTGCTAGCACAGCTAGTACCCAAACCAGACAAACTGTAAATCCAGGTGCGAACTAGAAAACAAGCTATTTCAGGTCTACAGTCAGTAACTGAGATGAAGGTATCACAGGGCAGCAGGATGTCCCCTCTGCCAAGTGAGCACCAAGGCACAGCTCTTCCCCCCACACCTTTACAGAAGCTGTAACTGCATCTTAGCTCAGCATTAACACTCCACTACCGGATCTGTGCCAGCTGCAAAGCACCACAAGATCAGGCTTGTTCAGGACTCTCACTTCACTGACTTGGTTCAGCTGACACCAGACAAGCATCTGCCCCCCAGCCCTTCAGGAGACACCAACATCCCTTCCCCCAGACAGCCTCCTCACACACTACACCAGTGCAGCTCTGTAAATGCACTACTTCCCCCACCTGGGGCAGGGAGAGTAGAGGGTAACCAAGGGAGATCTGATTTTCTCTATTTCAGCACATAAAGTGATCCCAGTCTCAGAGTCAGCTCTGCCCCTCACTCCTCTCTGCTCTGTACAGCTCACACCTGACATGGGTGAGATTTACATGCTGCATTGTTAACAGGCACTACCATCAAAAGCCAATGCTGCAGGTGACCTGGAAGCTCTTCCCCACCTTCCACCCTGGGGGGGTTTAAAGTTTCCCTCTGTACAAGTGTCCACATCTCTCACAGATCCCCTAAGGACTAGAACAGTAAGGCACTAATATCTCCCACATGAGCTGACTGGTATTATTTTACCCTAATCCCTCCATGAAAGCAGGTCAGTAACAACTACCAAGCTACAGCAAGTTTACAAAGGCAAGAATCCTCTTTCTCAGGCTCGTAGAGCACTCGGCACAACAGGATCTGGACAGCCGTGAAGGGCTGTCAGATGAATGCTCACCAATAAAAGGCCCCACATTAGACATGCAAGAATGacaacagaaactgaaatgatAAAGGCTGACTGGGGATGACACAATAAACATGGAGCAGGCTCATGACTTTTTAAACCAGAGACGTAAATTCCTGCCAGGGGAGGACTTCAAGTTGGGGCAGCTCCTTAACAAGGGAATGAATCTGATCATCTTTCAAAGTCTTTCCAGCACTGCTTATTCTTCATCCACATCTTCAAACTTAAGGAACACTTTCAGTGGCCAAATAAGGGGAGTGAAATTTATTCCCTTACTTATCACACCTTTACCTCTCCTTGAAGATATTACTAGttattcaaaaccagaaaatggcTCACCATACACTGCCAATGGCTGATCATTTCCCAAAGAACTTTAAGTGTTTGCTTCCTAAATCAAGACTGTTACTTCTTCTTCCAAGGACATTCAAGATTAAGAAATGCTTCAGAGCAGTCTCCCAAGACATATCTGCTCATTAACCTTACAGCAGGCCTTCTACTGAGGAATACAACAGCTTGCACCTCCCTTGTGCTTTACCTGTGGTGCTTCCTCAAATTATCACAGCAGATTTGCATTTAACCTCCCCCCAGAGTCTTCTGGAGTGGCACTGGCTTCACATGACAACGTACAGGCAACTGTTCAATAGCCAGGCTCTTTTGAAAAGATGTCATCATTTTGGGGTGTCAACAATGCAGACAATAGCCTCTCCTAACTATGGATAGCTCAAAAGAACCCCAGAGATCTTAGCTACccacctccttccctcccagctaCACGTTCAGAATCATGACTTTCACCCCATTACCTCAGCTTCATGTACCTGTAAATAAAGGGAGGAACTGGAGCCATGGGACATCTTCTGCACCATACCATCTTTCTGCAAGATGCACTCCTCCAGGTGAATGACGTTGGGATGCTGGCTCTTGATACTGCTAAGTGCCCAGAACTCACGCAGAGCTAGTTCCACATTCTCTGGAGCATGGCACCGGATCTTTTTCACCGCGACCCGTGCAGAGGTCTTCCTGACGACTGCTTCGTACACCACACCATAACTGCCACGACCAACCTCTCGTATTAGATCGTACTTAGGCTGGCTACTCACCATCTTCAAGACCAAGGGTtctggggaaggggggagaaacCCACAGAACTAAAACTCATGAACAAGAACTGGGCTGTATTTTCCC
Proteins encoded:
- the PDIK1L gene encoding serine/threonine-protein kinase PDIK1L isoform X1, with product MVSSQPKYDLIREVGRGSYGVVYEAVVRKTSARVAVKKIRCHAPENVELALREFWALSSIKSQHPNVIHLEECILQKDGMVQKMSHGSSSSLYLQLVETSLKGEIVFDPRSVYYLWFVMDFCDGGDMNEYLLSRKPNRKTNTSFMLQLSSALAFLHKNQIIHRDLKPDNILISQSRMDASDLEPTLKVADFGLSKVCSASGQNAEEPVNVNKCFLSTACGTDFYMAPEVWEGHYTAKADIFALGIIIWAMLERITFIDTETKKELLGSYVKQGTAIVPVGEALLENPKMELLIPVKKKSMNAQMKRLLKEMLAANPQDRPDAFELELRLVNIAFKDSSWDT
- the PDIK1L gene encoding serine/threonine-protein kinase PDIK1L isoform X2 — encoded protein: MAAGRRQRGSSAELVETSLKGEIVFDPRSVYYLWFVMDFCDGGDMNEYLLSRKPNRKTNTSFMLQLSSALAFLHKNQIIHRDLKPDNILISQSRMDASDLEPTLKVADFGLSKVCSASGQNAEEPVNVNKCFLSTACGTDFYMAPEVWEGHYTAKADIFALGIIIWAMLERITFIDTETKKELLGSYVKQGTAIVPVGEALLENPKMELLIPVKKKSMNAQMKRLLKEMLAANPQDRPDAFELELRLVNIAFKDSSWDT